A region from the Streptomyces lydicus genome encodes:
- a CDS encoding barstar family protein has translation MRTSGRSSEGQKYALTSDEDDSDFWGFAHEAEGFFTPLPDAEGARRVHLEGCLLQGGLLKSVDHVGSRRAMAGNAWFDLLDGDGATMGSYFVNEVTVIGVKPSARGVGLVDLTVTLWCENALPGAERAWGLVRTGHLNRTGMWHELAPEDRHAWLSVALWSREYQRQGRPDAPAGQAFTLDGRHIIDRDSFYCAIGEAINGPGGYFGWNLGALDDCLRGGWGAATPFTLHWDSSAEARARLAEHVPTEDGDIALFDLVLDIFNERGVSVVLR, from the coding sequence ATGCGAACATCAGGGCGGAGCAGCGAGGGGCAGAAGTACGCCCTGACCTCGGACGAGGACGACAGCGACTTCTGGGGCTTTGCTCACGAGGCTGAGGGGTTCTTCACGCCTCTGCCGGACGCGGAGGGCGCACGCCGAGTGCACCTCGAAGGTTGCCTCCTGCAGGGTGGCCTACTGAAGAGCGTCGACCATGTCGGTAGTCGTCGCGCCATGGCGGGGAACGCCTGGTTCGACCTCCTCGACGGCGACGGTGCCACCATGGGGTCCTACTTCGTCAACGAGGTCACAGTCATTGGCGTCAAGCCCTCCGCCCGTGGAGTCGGCCTCGTCGACCTCACGGTGACGCTGTGGTGTGAGAACGCCTTGCCCGGAGCGGAACGAGCGTGGGGCCTGGTCCGCACTGGTCACCTGAACCGCACCGGAATGTGGCACGAACTCGCACCCGAGGACAGACACGCGTGGCTTTCGGTGGCCCTGTGGTCCCGGGAGTACCAACGCCAGGGGAGGCCCGATGCGCCCGCAGGCCAGGCGTTCACCTTGGATGGCCGGCACATCATCGACAGGGACAGCTTCTACTGCGCGATCGGTGAGGCCATCAACGGACCCGGCGGATACTTCGGCTGGAACCTGGGCGCTCTGGACGACTGTCTGAGGGGCGGCTGGGGCGCCGCTACTCCGTTCACCTTGCACTGGGATTCCTCGGCTGAAGCCAGAGCACGGTTGGCAGAGCACGTGCCCACCGAGGATGGCGACATTGCGCTGTTCGACCTGGTCCTGGACATCTTCAATGAGCGGGGCGTAAGCGTCGTCCTCCGGTGA